Part of the Pieris napi chromosome 23, ilPieNapi1.2, whole genome shotgun sequence genome is shown below.
AGTTGGTTAGTAgcttaataatatgtaacctGCTTGACAGCTTACAtattattaggcaacgggcgtcCTTATCGCTAACACGTGATTTtatccaggcaaccctaatatggaacaataaaaaaaacacctacagagggtaataAGTACAAAAGGGGCCGTTCAACGTAAACAGATTTACAGCAAtttaccccccccccccctcttgtcagcaaaagtaagcaaagctctaaaaaataatagtacataaacgtattaatttttggaggaatcctcgaaaatacatttcgttttcaatCATAGACAATAtaggtaatatgtgtaaaaaagtaaataattactgttgacataataaccaaataagaaaatcaaagaaccCCATCCCCCCCCCCTtcagtgcttacgtaatacatgAACGACCCCAGAAGTGcatgaataatttataaaaaaaaaaaaataacatgtaacactaactataaataacataaagtaaaatctaaaaaataataataataatataaacaaaatattaaagctAATCTTAGGATTAATgagtcacaattaatatataatatcagtagcattatattatacattattctTGCATAAAACAATCCACTCGTGTATCGCTGAATTACTAAAATGTCTCCATTTATTCGTCAACTACAGTTGTTGTACATCGTACAAAATGCGTAAGTACCCATAGCTTGTGTAAGATAGGgtcaaaattaagtttaataattataagtaaagttaatttaaaatatggtaatttattatttcctgGCGGCCCGTCCTGGCTTTGGACGGatggacatttattttttatacatttttatagatacatattaatatgttctttaatttcgatcaacaatttttttttatcatcaaaagttttcgcagcgcatgcgatgaaagatattttataggcattttttacaccttattgtagttttagtagggatttttatgtttttcttcCAATCaaaatagcctatattaatcagtgataatgaataatttaaatagtgaaagaatttttaaaatcggtccagtacttttgagccaattcgttacaaacatacttacatacaaatcattcctctttattatattagtatagatatctgtcaataaaagtatatattgttgttattttgtttttgacatattatataagagACGTACTGCACTACTCGACTGTAAAAGATATTCTAAATGTGTTCTAATAAAGTACTAAagagttaaatatattttcgtaCCAAGTTCTTTGTATAGTTCCTACATAATATGATTACCATAATTTCCGAAATTTGGATAACTTCTTGCAAggcaaaaaatttaactctgaTGGGGCAGTCGAAACCGccttcaaagattttatttattcccgtcagaatgtttttttagtaaagggatcaatgaactacctatAGTTtggaaaatactaaaatatactttttgttcctcccgtacaaaacgccaatatcatatgtaaggacctaatattagCTTTAGTTGATAAAGAATGAGCTATGTTTTAACggtttactaaaaaaatacccGTTATAATCCTAGCGactaaattttgaaaaagttttctttaaataattattgtctatTACAACTGTAAAaacgttataaaataaataatagtttaaaaaaactaaaaaatacgcttttaaagcacatcaaactattaaagatagataaagcgtgggttgctcgatagacgaaaaatatggcacagagcgccccacgctttttcacaataataccagtattttttgttcattaccattttcagcctaaattaggaattatttttcactttttagtttgatgtgctttaaaagcgtggttttttagttttttttaactattatttattttttggttaaattttttttatttttttcatttttttttcggattattgcattgtcatcgatctttgacaggtgcgcaaagtttgaattaaatctgtccgttaaaagtgggtcaaaatcgagtccgaaggagtcggttacatacatacatacatacaggtgaagctattataaagcgtgtaaaaactaACCCAAACCAATTGAACTCTTTATTGTGAAACTATCTAgcttataaatgttatttacatTGGCATACCAaatattgtcatatatttttatttgagcgtatttattactaaaataactGGAATCACTGTACAAGATAATAcctagataataaatatttttgtttttaccagGGAACCCTGTCGTACTCCTAACACTACTTGTGTCGGCCGGAGCATTTCCGACAAAAGATATCCCAGAATTAAACGCATTAGAGAAACCTGACATCGAACACATAGAAAAGGATATTCGCACAGTATCATACATTCAAAACTTCAAAACGATAATGTCTGATTATGttaaaatgcaatataacaatcTAACAGTAACAGATATGGAAGTTGTGAAGGAAACATTGGATATGTTCTTGCAAAATTTCGCCGAAGATCTGCACAATGTTATTGTCAAGGGAGAGAAAGAGATAGTTGAAGAAATAAACGATGGTATACCAAACTCAACGTTTGATGACgtaaagaaatgtattagGAACGAACTGCCGGACGTCAATGAAGAGATGGCTGATCAAGTAGTATATAAATTGAGGAAGAATCTTTTGAaaacaagaaatattttagatgGTGTTATTAGAAAATCAAAAGTGGACGATGGATTTAATTCAGGTTCTTAAACGTGTTTTAAAACCTTATTTATgggtaaacattttaaaataagaatgcctactgtttatattttttacaaagccgtgattattatatttggatTAATACTCTAGTTTTTTTACCCTCTACTAAGCCACATTTCATATTATCAGCCTGCCTCAAAGAGAATATTTGAACTAACAAGATATATGACGGCACATTcctagcgccatctgttatgAAATACGTTGGAACGAGATTTGACAATTGTCAGTCTGGCGGAGCGTCGTGTCGATGGTCAGTGCGGCCATGTTGAATTTCGTTTAGTTTTCGAACGTCAACGGTGAGCGCACCACGTTTGCGACGAATCGCTTTTGTTCCGAGTAATCTTGTGCCTAGTTGtttcaaaactaattaaaagtgATTAATTAAGTGATTCCCTAATTACTAGTGAATAGATTTTAGTGAATTGCTGTAAGGGAGATAGTCTTTGTGATTCTTCTGTTCCTACCCACATTACAACTTATTGAAGACATGGCGGATTCTTATGATAAAGGGCATCCTTcttacgcgtgtacataagtacacgcaccctttttttttaaaatctaataaaaacttaaataaataaataggtaagagtaggtaataaattatttgtttatttactaaTGTAATTACTAATACTTACATTGTTATTTGAACCCAAGATACTTAAGTACCAACTGCAGTATCCTACGTCATTGTTAGGTCTCTTGCTTTTGAATAATTCTATAAAACTTAATGCATCAAAATCTTGTTGTAGTCGCTATTCAATGATTGGCAACCTCGCCATGCCATTAGAGCGTAGAAAAGATTTGCAAAGGGATATCTCGCGGCGGTTTTCTGACCATTACCAATTAGTaggtaaatatttgttatattgatACAGCTCATGACTTTCATCactaaaatttgtaattatcaCGAGAGTTACGGCTCTGCCTCAGAaatgatttgtatttttacgttaattgtctttgatattacttttataacgTAACTCTGTATTTACGGGCAAACATAGTGCGTCTGTGTGACaacaataataagtaattaatgatttaaacaCTTGGGTTAAAACCAAATGtagtgaaataaaaacaacacaatttcattattcatttattaatatttttggttcAATACAtagattgatttttaaaatgctTGCTTACTTCTAGATATCGGtttagtaaaatctaaattgaTTGCGAAGGACTGCTGGCATCTCAAAGTAGCTACCGAAGCAAATGCACAGTTTGCCCTTTGATTGCGGGTAATGTACAATTCCGGGGATGACTGGTTCGATAACTGGAATTTGAAAGCGTTATATAATACGGGTTCCTAAAAGCGAAatgtagaaatatatatatgtatactagcagaccggccaggcgttgctgtggctaaggtttttgttatattacatagtagcaaactattcaagggaaacggtaggagaacaccagtcatggggaccaccatgcttttttagtggttatgccattaaattgtagtttatgtgaaacgttggtactttcaacacagcgccatctgttagaattgtgacttttaaataataaacaaatattttgcaataaaataatattgcgggtataaattgagatgtgaGCTATccttatcttttaagttggatcaaactacacacggtgtgcaaatttgattgatttcggttcggtagtttaggagtccatagcggacaaacaacgtgacacgtaatttatatatatagatatagatgtAGATAGAAATCGAACAAAAATGAGTTAAGTTTGTTACTTTATAGCAGTCCTGGCCGAACTTCATTTGAAAACGTAAgggtttatgtttaaaaacgGTGCgtatacttatgtacgcgcgtaagaagttaaacttcttggcattattaaaaatagtttttgattgcatgcaaataattaattacaattaaataattaaagactggaaaaggagtcattataattaataaaattcagttaacatttgaaaaaataaataaataaatattaattattattctcttacattaagtgtaacataaattctattattattcgaatgttgttttaaaattatgtccaatgccgtagcatcttccgtgggcaacttcattctgtgaattttgtgtaacggtgcgcgcgcatcgtaaaatttcaccctcattcatttttcataacgcgcctaaagaagtataacttcaaaaagacaaaagaaataataagtatatgaCTGCTACATTtacctgccactttgccttTGTAATTACTGACATATATTTAACGTTACCTTGAAATTAAAGCGTGTTATCGAATTCAAGTAGttgaaaaagaaatttgtCATTGAGCGTGTAACAAATAAGACATATAATGCAACCAATTAACAAGAACAACAAACAATGTGGTTAACTTACCTGTAACACCCACGCCAGACCCAGTGCTACTCCCTGAACTTGAACCAGAACCCCAGCCGCCAATGTTTCCACCTGAGCTAGAGCCAGAGCCTGATCCATAGCCAGAGCCAGAGCTAGTTCCTCCTGTGTTTCCGCCAGAGCTAGAGCCTGATCCCGAGCCAGCGGCAGAGCTAGTTCCTCCGTTGTTTCCAGTAGAGGATGAGCCAGAGCCTGATCCTGAGCCAGCAGCAGAGCTATTTCCTCCGTTGTTTCCAGTAGAGGATGAGCCAGACCCTGTTCCTGAGCCAGCGGCAGAGCTATTTCCTCCGTTGTTTCCAGTAGAGGATGAGCCAGAGCCCGATCCTGAGCCAGCGGCAGAGCTAGTTCCTCCGTTGTTTCCAGTAGAGGATGAGCCAGAGCCTGATCCTGAGCCAGCAGCAGAGCTATTTCCTCCGTTGTTTCCAGTAGAGGATGAGCCAGAGCCCGATCCTGAGCCAGCGGCAGAGCTAGTTCCTCCGTTGTTTCCAGTAGAGGATGATCCAGAGCCCGATCCTGAGCCAGCGGCAGAGCTATTTCCTCCGTTGTTTCCAGTAGAGGATGAGCCAGACCCTGATCCTGAGCCAGCGGCAGAGCTATTTCCTCCGTTGTTTCCAGTAGAGGATGAGCCAGAGCCCGATCCTGAGCCAGCGGCAGAGGTAGTTCCTCCGTTGTTTCCAGTAGAGGATGAGCCAGACCCTGATCCTGAGCCAGCAGCGGAGCTATTTCCACCGTTGTTTCCAGTAGAGGATGAGCCAGACCCTGTTCCTGAGCCAGCGGCAGAGCTATTTCCTCCGTTGTTTCCAGTAGAGGATGAGCCAGAGCCCGATCCTGAGCCAGCGGCAGAGCTATTTCCTCCGTTGTTTCCAGTAGAGGATGAGCCAGAGCCTGATCCTGAGCCAGCGGCAGAGCTATTTCCTCCGTTGTTTCCAGTAGAGGCTGAGCCAGAGCCTGATCCTGAGCCAGTGGCAGAGCTATTTCCTCCGTTGTTTCCAGTAGAGGATGAGCCAGACCCTGATCCTGAGCCAGCGGCAGAGCTATTTCCTCCGTTGTTTCCAGTAGAAGATGAGCCAGAGCCCGATCCATAGCCAGAGCCAGAGCTAGTTCCTCCTGTGTTTCCGCCAGAACTAGAGCCAGAGCCTGATCCATAGCCAGAGCCAGAGCTAGTTCCTCCTACGTTTCCGCCAGAGCTAGAACCAAAGCCTGATCCATAGCCAGAGCCAGAGCTAGTTCCTCCTGTGTTTCCGCCAGAGCTAGAGCCATAGCCTGATCCATAGCCAGAGCTAGTTCCTCCTGTGTTTCCGCCAGAGCTAGAGCCAAAGCCTGATCCATAGCCAGAGCCAGAGCTAGTTCCTCCTGTGTTTCCGCCAGAGCTAGAGCCTGATCCCGAGCCAGCGGCAGAGCTAGTTCCTCCGTTGTTTCCAGTAGAGGATGAGCCAGAGCCCGATCCTGAGCCAGCGGCAGAGGTAGTTCCTCCGTTGTTTCCAGTAGAGGATGAGCCAGACCCTGATCCTGAGCCAGCAGCGGAGCTATTTCCACCGTTGTTTCCAGTAGAGGATGAGCCAGACCCTGTTCCTGAGCCAGCGGCAGAGCTATTTCCTCCGTTGTTTCCAGTAGAGGATGAGCCAGAGCCCGATCCTGAGCCAGCGGCAGAGCTATTTCCTCCGTTGTTTCCAGTAGAGGATGAGCCAGAGCCTGATCCTGAGCCAGCGGCAGAGCTATTTCCTCCGTTGTTTCCAGTAGAGGCTGAGCCAGAGCCTGATCCTGAGCCAGTGGCAGAGCTATTTCCTCCGTTGTTTCCAGTAGAGGATGAGCCAGACCCTGATCCTGAGCCAGCGGCAGAGCTATTTCCTCCGTTGTTTCCAGTAGAAGATGAGCCAGAGCCCGATCCATAGCCAGAGCCAGAGCTAGTTCCTCCTGTGTTTCCGCCAGAACTAGAGCCAGAGCCTGATCCATAGCCAGAGCCAGAGCTAGTTCCTCCTACGTTTCCGCCAGAGCTAGAACCAAAGCCTGATCCATAGCCAGAGCCAGAGCTAGTTCCTCCTGTGTTTCCGCCAGAGCTAGAGCCATAGCCTGATCCATAGCCAGAGCTAGTTCCTCCTGTGTTTCCGCCAGAGCTAGAGCCAAAGCCTGATCCATAGCCAGAGCCAGAGCTAGTTCCTCCTGTGTTTCCGCCAGAGCTAGAGCCAGAGCCTGATCCATAGCCAGAGCCAGAGCTAGTTCCTCCTGTGTTTCCGCCAGAGCTAGAGCCATAGCCTGATCCATAGCCAGAGCCAGAGCTAGTTCCTCCTGTGTTTCCGCCAGAGCTAGAGCCAAAGCCTGATCCATAGCCAGAGCCAGAGCTAGTTCCTCCGGTGTTTCCGCCAGAGCTAGAGCCATAGCCTGATCCATAGCCAGAGCCAGAGCTAGTTCCTCCTGTGTTTCCGCCAGAGCTAGAGCCAAAGCCTGATCCATAGCCAGAGCCAGAGCTAGTTCCTCCTGTGTTTCCGCCAGAGCTAGAGCCATAGCCTGATCCATAGCCAGAGCCAGAGCTAGTTCCTCCTGTGTTTCCGCCAGAGCTAGAGCCAAAGCCTGATCCATAGCCAGAGCCAGAGCTAGTTCCTCCTGTGTTTCCGCCAGAGCTAGAGCCATAGCCTGATCCATAGCCAGAGCCAGAGCTAGTTCCTCCTTTGTTTCCGCCAGAGCTAGTGCCAGACCCTGATCCTGAGCCAGCGGCAGAGCTAGTTCCTCCGTTGTTTCCAGTAGAGGATGAGCCAGAGCCTGATCCTGAGCCAGCGGCAGAGCTATTTCCTCTGTTGTTTCCAGTAGAGGATGAGCCAGAGCCTGATCCTGAGCCAGCGGCAGAGCTAGTTCCTCCTTTGTTTCCGCCAGAGCTAGTGCCAGACCCTGATCCTGAGCCACCGGCAGAACTAGTTCCTCCGTTGTTTCCAGTAGAGGATGAGCCAGACCCTGATCCTGAGCCAGCGGCAGAACTATTTCCTCCGTTGTTTCCAGTAGAGGATGAGCCAGACCCTGATCCTAAGCCAGCGGCAGAGCTATTTCCTCCGTTGTTTCCAGTAGAGGATGAGTTAGAGCCTGATCCTGAGCCAGCGGCAGAGCTATTTCCTCCGTTGTTTCCAGTAGAGGATGA
Proteins encoded:
- the LOC125061123 gene encoding uncharacterized protein LOC125061123, with translation MRNPVVLLTLLVSAGAFPTKDIPELNALEKPDIEHIEKDIRTVSYIQNFKTIMSDYVKMQYNNLTVTDMEVVKETLDMFLQNFAEDLHNVIVKGEKEIVEEINDGIPNSTFDDVKKCIRNELPDVNEEMADQVVYKLRKNLLKTRNILDGVIRKSKVDDGFNSGS